A stretch of the Rhinoderma darwinii isolate aRhiDar2 chromosome 3, aRhiDar2.hap1, whole genome shotgun sequence genome encodes the following:
- the LOC142750595 gene encoding vomeronasal type-2 receptor 26-like — protein MQLVLTFHQAPTSVCSRSCPPGYRKAIIEREPTCCFHCIPCPQGEISNHTDSANCYRCPWNQWPNVERSRCLDRTIEFLSYEDVLGSTLMTFSIASSLVPIAILKLFIQYKSTPIVKANNFSLSCLLLVCLFFCFNSALFFIGYPNFQKCLLRQITFGIVFSLCISCILAKTIMVVFAFLATRPCSRLHRFTKTSFSYILIFICFFIQCVLSMSWLALAPPYPQYNVHDLPGLIIVECNEGSLLAFWLMFGYLGLLAFTSFFVAFVARRLPDTFNEATYITFSMLAFVSVWMSYVPASLSSRGKYTVAMEVFAILCSSWSLVICMFLPKCFIILLRPELNTKTRVKINITKM, from the exons ATGCAACTAGTGTTGACTTTCCACCAGGCCCCTACTTCTGTCTGTAGTCGGAGCTGTCCTCCGGGATATCGAAAGGCAATCATCGAAAGAGAACCAACCTGCTGTTTTCATTGCATTCCTTGTCCTCAAGGCGAGATCTCCAATCACACAG ATTCAGCCAACTGCTACCGATGTCCATGGAATCAGTGGCCAAATGTCGAGAGGTCAAGATGTCTTGACAGGACCATAGAGTTCCTGTCCTATGAAGACGTGCTTGGTTCAACCTTGATGACTTTCAGCATCGCTTCTTCCTTGGTTCCAATTGCAATCTTAAAGCTCTTCATCCAATATAAATCCACCCCCATAGTCAAAGCCAACAACTTTTCTTTAAGTTGTCTTCTCTTGGTATGTTTGTTCTTCTGCTTCAATTCAGCATTATTTTTCATTGGTTACCCCAACTTCCAAAAATGTCTCTTACGTCAGATTACATTTGGAATTGTATTCTCTCTATGTATCTCTTGTATTTTGGCCAAAACTATTATGGTGGTTTTTGCTTTTTTGGCCACTCGACCTTGCAGTAGACTTCATAGGTTCACCAAGACCAGTTTTTCTTACATCCTCATTTTTATCTGTTTCTTCATACAATGTGTATTGAGCATGTCATGGCTAGCCTTAGCACCGCCATATCCACAGTACAATGTTCACGACCTACCTGGTCTGATTATTGTTGAATGCAACGAGGGATCTTTACTGGCTTTCTGGTTAATGTTCGGATATCTTGGTCTCTTGGCTTTCACGAGTTTCTTCGTTGCTTTTGTAGCTAGGAGACTACCTGATACTTTCAACGAGGCCACCTATATAACGTTCAGCATGTTGGCTTTTGTTAGTGTCTGGATGTCCTATGTACCAGCTTCTCTTAGTTCACGGGGAAAATACACAGTGGCTATGGAAGTTTTTGCCATCTTATGTTCAAGTTGGTCCCTAGTCATTTGCATGTTTCTCCCAAAATGCTTCATTATACTGTTACGACCAGAACTGAACACCAAGACGCGTGTAaaaataaacattacaaaaatgtaa